In the Lascolabacillus massiliensis genome, one interval contains:
- a CDS encoding Do family serine endopeptidase, with the protein MNTNKTKNVLFIVLIAVVSSVVTLLGYNVINRNSVANTSGNTVTSEEIGAYSATFDQNKNVVLTNLTTSDGYPDFTEAAKRSVDGVVHVKTKTVSQQQYINPFDFFFGFGDRMPSQPRERVGFGSGVIISSDGYIITNNHVVENANEVSVSLNDNREFIAKVIGTDPQSDIALIKIEGDDFPYLTFGNSDELQVGEWVLAVGNPFNLTSTVTAGIVSAKNRSNVMNGGIQSFIQVDAAVNPGNSGGALVNTRGELVGINTAIFSQTGNFTGYAFAVPISIAGKVAADLKEYGAVQRAYLGIQVPNIENIRRDDPERARELSQISGVLVEDFSDRSAAKAAGIEKGDIITEINNVPIRNFGELQNQLNRYRPGDKITVTAKRNNREHKFNIELKNDEGNTEITRSTDALSQLGATFSQISSERKAKLGISSGIEVATVEPSGLFRKEGINKGFIIMRINNTPVNTENDIKSIVASTQNRQDKVLLIAGFYPNGRTQYIAIDLSGQ; encoded by the coding sequence ATGAATACAAATAAAACAAAAAATGTACTTTTCATTGTACTGATAGCAGTTGTAAGTTCTGTAGTTACTTTACTTGGATATAATGTAATAAACAGAAATAGTGTTGCTAACACTTCAGGCAATACAGTAACTTCTGAAGAGATTGGAGCTTACTCAGCAACTTTTGATCAGAACAAAAATGTTGTCCTTACCAATCTTACAACTTCAGATGGATACCCTGATTTTACAGAAGCAGCAAAAAGATCAGTTGACGGTGTTGTACACGTAAAAACCAAGACTGTTAGTCAGCAGCAATACATCAATCCATTCGATTTTTTCTTTGGATTTGGTGATCGCATGCCCTCTCAGCCTCGCGAAAGAGTTGGTTTTGGTTCAGGTGTTATCATCTCAAGTGATGGATATATAATCACAAATAACCACGTAGTAGAAAACGCAAATGAGGTTTCTGTATCACTTAATGATAACAGAGAGTTCATAGCTAAGGTTATTGGAACGGATCCACAGAGCGACATCGCTCTTATTAAGATAGAAGGCGATGATTTCCCATACCTGACGTTTGGAAATTCAGACGAGCTACAGGTTGGAGAATGGGTACTTGCAGTAGGGAACCCATTTAATCTTACATCAACAGTAACAGCCGGTATAGTAAGTGCCAAAAACAGAAGCAATGTGATGAATGGAGGTATTCAGTCGTTCATCCAGGTTGACGCTGCTGTAAACCCCGGGAACAGTGGTGGAGCACTAGTAAATACAAGAGGAGAATTAGTTGGTATAAACACTGCTATATTCTCTCAGACAGGTAATTTCACCGGATATGCTTTTGCAGTACCAATTTCAATTGCAGGCAAGGTTGCTGCAGACTTAAAGGAATATGGAGCAGTACAACGTGCATACCTCGGAATTCAGGTACCTAACATTGAGAATATCAGACGTGATGATCCTGAAAGGGCTAGAGAATTATCACAAATATCAGGAGTTTTAGTTGAAGATTTCTCTGACAGAAGTGCAGCTAAAGCTGCTGGAATAGAGAAAGGAGATATAATTACTGAAATAAACAATGTACCTATCCGTAATTTTGGAGAACTGCAGAATCAGCTGAACAGATACAGACCAGGTGACAAAATAACTGTTACAGCAAAAAGAAATAACAGGGAACATAAGTTCAACATTGAACTCAAGAATGATGAAGGCAATACTGAAATTACACGCAGTACAGATGCCCTGAGTCAGCTTGGAGCAACATTCAGTCAAATTTCCAGCGAAAGAAAAGCAAAACTTGGAATCTCAAGTGGTATTGAAGTTGCAACTGTTGAACCCAGCGGTTTATTCAGAAAAGAGGGTATTAACAAAGGATTTATCATTATGAGGATAAACAATACTCCTGTAAACACGGAAAATGATATAAAATCTATAGTTGCTTCTACTCAAAACAGACAGGATAAAGTACTATTGATCGCAGGCTTTTATCCCAATGGTAGAACACAATACATTGCTATCGATCTGTCCGGACAATAA
- a CDS encoding glycosyltransferase, whose protein sequence is MEFIFSYIAQFSIYEWIMGAFLLFFFLTLLCYNLTVYRKPYKYEMKREEISVDDSNLPGISVIISSKNDSVQLEKNLPFILEQDYPNFEVIVVNCGSTDETDTVLKAASLKYPRLYHTFIPPEADEINEKKLALTVGIKAAKYDYLLFTESYCRPCSSEWIREFGKQFTRGKDIILGYSNLLLPKKIMRGSFIRYDNLIHQIKFLSRAISRKPFMGTGRNMAYKKELFFSNKGFSSILGIDGGEDDLFINRIANKRNTDVVVSTKSITETDSVENFSTWRSFKSKHLYTKQLYKGFSHLFFGFENFSKYSFALLFISSILLSVYTTNYILLGSAILLFLLLLFIRISVINKNSKQFGSGKFNIRLLIFDLLQPISNQRFTKYANSRNRAILSVKKWYK, encoded by the coding sequence ATGGAATTTATTTTTTCTTATATTGCCCAATTCTCTATATACGAATGGATTATGGGGGCTTTTCTTCTTTTTTTCTTTTTAACACTTTTGTGTTATAATCTCACTGTATATAGAAAGCCGTACAAATATGAGATGAAAAGAGAAGAGATATCTGTTGATGACAGCAATCTGCCCGGAATTTCAGTAATAATAAGTTCGAAAAACGATTCAGTACAGTTAGAGAAGAATCTTCCATTTATATTAGAGCAGGATTATCCCAACTTTGAAGTGATAGTTGTTAATTGTGGGTCAACAGATGAAACAGATACTGTTTTAAAGGCTGCTTCACTTAAATATCCTCGGCTTTATCACACATTCATACCTCCTGAAGCTGATGAGATTAATGAAAAGAAACTGGCATTGACTGTGGGTATAAAAGCTGCAAAGTATGATTATCTTCTTTTTACTGAATCATACTGCAGACCTTGTTCTTCGGAATGGATAAGGGAGTTTGGCAAGCAATTTACACGAGGTAAGGATATTATACTTGGTTATAGCAATCTGCTTTTACCTAAGAAAATTATGCGGGGCAGCTTTATAAGGTATGACAATCTGATTCACCAGATTAAATTTTTATCAAGGGCCATTTCACGCAAACCATTTATGGGAACAGGAAGAAACATGGCATATAAAAAAGAGCTGTTTTTCTCCAACAAAGGCTTTTCATCTATTTTGGGAATTGATGGTGGAGAGGATGATCTCTTTATAAACCGTATAGCAAATAAAAGAAATACAGATGTTGTAGTTTCCACTAAGAGTATAACCGAGACAGACAGCGTGGAGAACTTCTCAACCTGGAGATCATTTAAATCAAAGCATCTCTATACAAAACAGCTTTACAAGGGGTTTTCTCACCTGTTTTTTGGGTTTGAAAATTTCTCAAAATACTCATTTGCCCTTTTATTTATATCATCAATATTATTGTCTGTCTATACTACTAACTATATTTTGCTTGGTTCGGCTATTCTGCTTTTTTTACTACTCCTCTTTATCAGAATATCTGTAATCAATAAAAACAGTAAGCAATTTGGTTCAGGCAAATTTAACATCCGGCTGCTTATATTTGACCTACTGCAACCAATAAGTAATCAACGTTTTACAAAATATGCCAATAGTCGAAATCGCGCCATTTTGTCAGTAAAGAAGTGGTATAAATAG